In one Umezawaea sp. Da 62-37 genomic region, the following are encoded:
- a CDS encoding NAD(P)/FAD-dependent oxidoreductase: protein MNENVVDVVVVGGGAAGLSAAVVLGRARRSVVVVDAGAPRNAPAAGVHGFLTRDGMSPSELVETGRAEVARYGGRVVSGVATGARRVDDGFAVDLADGGTLLGRRLVVATGLVDELPDVAGLADRWGRDVVHCPYCHGWEIRDQAIGVLGTGPMAVHSALLFRQWSADVVLFRHTAPELTDDQAEQLAARGITVVEGEVSALEVHDDRLTGVRLRSGEVIARQALAVTSRLHAQADVLRALGLETSPLEIAGHRVGDHAAADPTGATPIPGVWVAGNVTDPLAQVVMAASAGVKAAAAVNADLIAEETATAVAALRSREAVSR from the coding sequence ATGAACGAGAACGTGGTGGACGTGGTGGTGGTCGGCGGCGGAGCCGCGGGCCTGAGCGCGGCGGTGGTGCTCGGCAGGGCGCGCCGCTCGGTCGTGGTGGTCGACGCGGGAGCACCCCGCAACGCCCCCGCGGCGGGGGTGCACGGGTTCCTCACCCGTGACGGGATGAGCCCGTCCGAGCTGGTGGAGACCGGTCGGGCCGAGGTCGCCCGGTACGGCGGCCGGGTCGTGTCCGGCGTCGCGACCGGCGCCCGGCGGGTCGACGACGGGTTCGCCGTCGACCTCGCCGACGGCGGCACCCTGCTGGGACGGCGGCTGGTCGTGGCCACCGGCCTGGTCGACGAGCTGCCCGACGTGGCAGGACTGGCTGACCGGTGGGGCCGCGACGTCGTGCACTGCCCCTACTGCCACGGCTGGGAGATCCGCGACCAGGCGATCGGCGTCCTGGGCACCGGGCCGATGGCCGTGCACAGCGCCCTGCTGTTCCGGCAGTGGAGCGCCGACGTGGTGCTGTTCCGCCACACCGCCCCGGAACTGACCGACGACCAGGCCGAGCAGCTGGCCGCCCGCGGCATCACCGTCGTGGAGGGCGAGGTCAGCGCCCTGGAGGTCCACGACGACCGGCTCACCGGCGTGCGCCTGCGCTCCGGCGAGGTCATCGCCCGCCAGGCGCTCGCCGTCACCTCCCGCCTGCACGCCCAGGCCGACGTGCTGCGCGCCCTCGGCCTGGAGACCTCCCCCCTGGAGATCGCGGGCCACCGCGTCGGCGACCACGCCGCGGCCGACCCGACCGGCGCCACCCCGATCCCCGGCGTGTGGGTCGCGGGCAACGTCACCGACCCGCTCGCCCAGGTGGTCATGGCCGCCTCCGCCGGCGTGAAGGCCGCCGCCGCCGTGAACGCCGACCTGATCGCCGAGGAGACCGCCACCGCCGTGGCCGCGCTCCGCTCCCGCGAGGCGGTGTCCCGATGA
- a CDS encoding class I SAM-dependent methyltransferase encodes MTEAFWEEMYQARDRVWSGKPNGFLVDVVEPLPPGTALDLGCAEGADAVWLAKQGWKVTAVDVSPTALRRAAAAAEGLAIVFEQHDLGETFPEGTYDLVSAQFLQSPVEFPRERVLRQAADAVAPGGLLLIVEHASVPPWSGMSGDVRLPTAAETLAALELADGEWTVERMDAPEREVTGPEGRTATVSDNVIAARRVNSRP; translated from the coding sequence ATGACCGAGGCGTTCTGGGAGGAGATGTACCAGGCCCGCGACCGCGTGTGGAGCGGGAAGCCGAACGGGTTCCTGGTCGACGTCGTCGAACCGCTCCCACCGGGCACCGCCCTGGATCTCGGCTGCGCCGAGGGCGCCGACGCCGTCTGGCTCGCCAAGCAGGGCTGGAAGGTCACCGCCGTCGACGTGTCCCCCACTGCTCTGAGGCGCGCCGCGGCCGCCGCAGAGGGCCTGGCCATCGTGTTCGAACAGCACGACCTCGGCGAAACGTTCCCCGAGGGCACGTACGACCTCGTGTCCGCGCAGTTCCTCCAGTCCCCCGTCGAGTTCCCCCGCGAACGCGTGCTGCGGCAAGCGGCGGACGCGGTCGCACCCGGCGGACTGCTCCTGATCGTCGAACACGCCTCCGTGCCCCCGTGGTCGGGGATGAGCGGCGACGTCCGACTGCCCACCGCCGCGGAAACCCTGGCCGCCTTGGAGTTGGCGGACGGCGAGTGGACGGTCGAACGGATGGACGCGCCCGAACGCGAAGTGACCGGCCCGGAAGGGCGGACGGCGACGGTCTCGGACAACGTCATTGCCGCCAGAAGGGTGAATTCAAGGCCCTGA
- a CDS encoding alpha/beta fold hydrolase yields MSDLPEHISIWGELADVDHRLRHVHVDGVRTRVLQAGSGPDLILLHGTGGHLEAYARDIAGLAADFHVTAYDMVGHGWSDLPDKPYTIDVLSDHLIGLMDALDIDSAHLSGESLGGWVVAWTAAHHPERVGRLVLNTPGNIANKPEVMARMRDSTMAAVRDPSDETVRRRVEFLFHHKEMVTDELVNLRRSVYSRPDFVQAITNTLVLQDPVVRKDFAWDPAWVGEVKAPTLLLWTEHDPTGGLDEAAMLLEWLPDARLHVIADAGHWPQWEKPDEYLRAHHDFLVLGKDPA; encoded by the coding sequence ATGAGCGACCTGCCCGAGCACATCAGCATCTGGGGTGAGCTGGCGGACGTGGACCACCGGTTGCGCCACGTGCACGTCGACGGCGTCCGCACCCGCGTGCTCCAGGCCGGGTCCGGGCCGGACCTGATCCTGCTGCACGGGACCGGCGGCCACCTGGAGGCCTACGCCCGCGACATCGCGGGGCTGGCGGCGGACTTCCACGTCACCGCCTACGACATGGTCGGCCACGGCTGGTCGGACCTGCCGGACAAGCCGTACACGATCGACGTGCTGTCGGACCACCTGATCGGCCTGATGGACGCGCTCGACATCGACTCCGCGCACCTGTCCGGCGAGTCGCTCGGCGGCTGGGTGGTCGCCTGGACCGCCGCGCACCACCCGGAGCGGGTGGGCAGGCTGGTGCTGAACACCCCCGGCAACATCGCCAACAAGCCCGAGGTGATGGCCAGGATGCGCGACAGCACCATGGCCGCCGTGCGCGACCCCAGCGACGAGACCGTGCGCCGCCGCGTCGAGTTCCTGTTCCACCACAAGGAGATGGTGACCGACGAGCTGGTGAACCTGCGCCGCTCCGTCTACAGCCGTCCCGACTTCGTCCAGGCGATCACGAACACCCTCGTGCTCCAGGACCCTGTGGTGCGCAAGGACTTCGCCTGGGATCCGGCGTGGGTCGGCGAGGTGAAGGCGCCGACGTTGCTGCTGTGGACCGAACACGACCCCACCGGGGGTCTCGACGAGGCCGCGATGCTGCTGGAGTGGCTGCCCGACGCCCGCCTGCACGTGATCGCGGACGCGGGGCACTGGCCGCAGTGGGAGAAGCCCGACGAGTACCTGCGCGCCCACCACGACTTCCTCGTCCTCGGCAAGGACCCGGCATGA
- the mug gene encoding G/U mismatch-specific DNA glycosylase encodes MSPDLSAARGKLLPDLLAPGLDVVFCGINPGLYSAATGHHFARPGNRFWPALHLGGFTPRVFAAAEQAELLDLGLGMTNLVARATARADELTAEELRAGGVRLAEVAARYRPEVIAVVGITAYRTAFDRKKAVVGAQTELLADSRLWVLPNPSGLNAHYPLPDLGAAFAELRENLGR; translated from the coding sequence ATGAGCCCCGACCTGTCCGCCGCGCGGGGGAAGCTCCTCCCGGACCTGCTCGCTCCGGGACTGGACGTCGTGTTCTGCGGCATCAACCCCGGCCTGTACTCGGCGGCGACGGGGCACCACTTCGCCAGGCCCGGCAACAGGTTCTGGCCCGCGCTGCACCTGGGCGGGTTCACGCCGCGGGTGTTCGCCGCCGCCGAGCAGGCCGAACTGCTCGACCTCGGGCTGGGCATGACGAACCTGGTGGCGAGGGCCACGGCCCGCGCCGACGAGCTGACCGCCGAGGAACTGCGCGCCGGGGGCGTGCGGCTCGCGGAGGTGGCGGCGCGGTACCGGCCCGAGGTGATCGCCGTCGTCGGGATCACCGCCTACCGCACCGCGTTCGACCGCAAGAAGGCCGTGGTGGGGGCTCAGACCGAACTGCTCGCCGACTCCCGGCTCTGGGTGCTGCCCAACCCCAGCGGTCTGAACGCCCACTACCCGCTCCCCGACCTGGGGGCGGCGTTCGCCGAGCTGCGGGAAAACCTCGGCCGGTAG
- a CDS encoding SDR family oxidoreductase, whose product MGGGATGIGHATAEHLARAGHQVVITGRRADALEAAVLRLKASTGASVHGLVNDVADPGAAQAAVDEVEARFGALDVLVLNAGGPPPGRILDVGDEQWQAAFDLLLLGPLRLARLALPRMATAGFGRVVFVTSTAVRQPQPDLAASVVLRSAVTAAAKLLSREYADMGVTVNCVAPGATATERRRQILTNRAEAAGRDYAEFEALDAGSIPAGRAGQPGEVGAVVAFLASEAASYVNGTVLAVDGGRTETI is encoded by the coding sequence GTGGGCGGCGGTGCCACCGGCATCGGGCACGCGACCGCAGAGCACCTGGCGCGCGCGGGCCACCAGGTCGTGATCACCGGAAGACGCGCCGACGCGCTGGAGGCCGCCGTGCTCCGCCTCAAGGCGAGCACCGGCGCGAGCGTGCACGGACTGGTGAACGACGTGGCGGACCCGGGTGCCGCGCAGGCCGCCGTGGACGAGGTGGAGGCCAGGTTCGGCGCGCTGGACGTCCTCGTGCTCAACGCGGGCGGCCCGCCTCCCGGCCGGATCCTGGACGTCGGCGACGAGCAGTGGCAGGCGGCGTTCGACCTCCTCCTGCTCGGACCGCTGCGACTGGCTCGGCTCGCGCTGCCGAGGATGGCGACCGCGGGCTTCGGCCGGGTGGTGTTCGTGACGTCGACCGCGGTGCGGCAGCCGCAGCCCGACCTCGCGGCATCCGTCGTGCTGAGGTCCGCGGTCACCGCCGCCGCGAAGCTGCTCTCGCGGGAGTACGCGGACATGGGCGTCACGGTCAACTGCGTGGCTCCCGGCGCCACGGCGACCGAGCGGCGCAGGCAGATCCTGACCAACCGCGCCGAGGCGGCCGGGCGCGACTACGCCGAGTTCGAGGCGCTCGACGCCGGGAGCATCCCGGCGGGCCGCGCCGGGCAGCCGGGCGAGGTCGGGGCGGTGGTGGCCTTCCTGGCCTCCGAGGCCGCGAGCTACGTGAACGGGACCGTCCTGGCGGTCGACGGTGGACGAACGGAGACGATCTGA
- a CDS encoding XRE family transcriptional regulator, whose translation MDDDLSSVLTAVGPRLRALRRQRETTLNDLSAATGISVSTLSRLESGQRKPTLELLLPLARAYGVQMDELVGAPATGDPRVHLRPVQRGDLTMVPLTRRAGGVQAYKLIVPSRGSGPPETKTHEGYEWIYVLSGRLRLVLGDRDMVLTPGEAAEFDTRVPHWFGSADATPVEVLSLFGRQGERAHLRAKSGG comes from the coding sequence GTGGACGACGACCTCAGCTCCGTGCTCACCGCGGTCGGCCCGCGCCTGCGGGCGTTGCGCAGGCAGCGCGAGACCACGTTGAACGACCTGTCCGCCGCGACCGGCATCTCGGTCTCGACGCTGTCCCGGCTGGAGTCGGGTCAGCGCAAGCCGACGCTGGAGCTGCTGCTGCCGCTGGCCCGCGCGTACGGGGTGCAGATGGACGAGCTGGTGGGCGCGCCCGCGACCGGCGACCCGCGCGTCCACCTGCGCCCGGTGCAGCGCGGCGACCTGACGATGGTGCCGCTGACCCGGCGCGCGGGCGGGGTGCAGGCCTACAAGCTGATCGTCCCGTCCCGCGGCTCGGGGCCGCCCGAGACCAAGACGCACGAGGGCTACGAGTGGATCTACGTCCTCAGCGGGCGGCTGCGGCTCGTCCTCGGCGACCGCGACATGGTGCTCACCCCCGGCGAGGCCGCCGAGTTCGACACCCGCGTGCCGCACTGGTTCGGCAGCGCCGACGCCACGCCCGTCGAGGTGCTCAGCCTTTTCGGCAGGCAGGGCGAACGGGCCCACCTGCGGGCGAAGTCGGGCGGATGA
- a CDS encoding cupin domain-containing protein produces MAESGPDFSMADFLGSIADVVRPSALRPVVVRAAELETLPAAQVHNPTTLSIAGKLPTATFEIFRQTIPPGLTSDMQRHHHETVHYVISGDGHSEVEDETETWSTGDFIYTPPWTWHRHHNDSTEHPVEFLTIENSRLLNALGVGRRQSAGLATLAEARARFKEDTA; encoded by the coding sequence ATGGCCGAGTCCGGACCCGACTTCAGCATGGCCGACTTCCTCGGCTCGATAGCCGACGTCGTCCGCCCGAGCGCGTTGCGGCCGGTCGTCGTGCGCGCGGCGGAACTGGAGACCCTGCCCGCCGCGCAGGTGCACAACCCGACGACGCTCTCCATCGCCGGGAAGCTGCCGACCGCGACGTTCGAGATCTTCCGGCAGACGATCCCGCCGGGCCTCACCTCGGACATGCAGCGCCACCACCACGAGACGGTGCACTACGTCATCTCCGGCGACGGCCACAGCGAGGTCGAGGACGAGACGGAGACGTGGTCCACCGGCGACTTCATCTACACGCCGCCGTGGACGTGGCACCGGCACCACAACGACTCCACCGAACACCCGGTCGAGTTCCTGACCATCGAGAACTCCCGGTTGCTCAACGCGCTCGGCGTCGGACGGCGGCAGAGCGCCGGTCTGGCGACGCTCGCGGAGGCCCGCGCCCGCTTCAAGGAGGACACCGCATGA
- a CDS encoding 2,3-dihydroxyphenylpropionate 1,2-dioxygenase, with translation MSEIIGFVGMSHSPFATMTPPTDPSQPGGAFLADADRVAEAVARLAPDAVVVVGPDHFHANFYDVMPPFVLGVEEAIGFGDFDSRSGPLPVASQLAWAIRDGLAADGFDLSLSYSLTVDHGVVQSYEMVTGGSPIPLVPLVINTAAPPLPSMDRCVALGRALGAAIRGSAFAGRVLVVASGGLSHWLPSNDPREVDGEKRESVIHGRKDVRAVAAVREPRVRAMGGNPDARVNADWDDWFLKQLVADDAAPITALGDAALEDNAGSGGHEIRAWLIGQAAVGLPLVWTSYEPVPEWITGMGIGATFEVA, from the coding sequence ATGAGCGAGATCATCGGCTTCGTGGGCATGTCCCACTCCCCCTTCGCGACCATGACCCCGCCCACGGACCCGTCGCAGCCCGGCGGGGCGTTCCTCGCCGACGCCGACCGCGTCGCCGAGGCCGTGGCCCGGCTGGCCCCCGACGCCGTCGTCGTGGTCGGGCCCGACCACTTCCACGCCAACTTCTACGACGTGATGCCGCCGTTCGTGCTCGGTGTCGAGGAGGCCATCGGCTTCGGCGACTTCGACAGCCGTTCGGGCCCGCTGCCGGTCGCCTCGCAGCTGGCGTGGGCGATCCGCGACGGCCTCGCCGCCGACGGGTTCGACCTGTCGCTGTCGTACTCGCTCACCGTCGACCACGGCGTGGTGCAGAGCTACGAGATGGTGACCGGCGGGTCCCCGATCCCGCTGGTGCCGCTGGTGATCAACACCGCCGCGCCGCCGCTGCCGAGCATGGACCGCTGCGTGGCGCTCGGCCGGGCGCTGGGCGCGGCGATCCGCGGGTCGGCGTTCGCCGGGCGGGTGCTGGTGGTCGCCAGCGGCGGGCTGTCGCACTGGCTGCCGTCCAACGACCCCCGCGAGGTCGACGGGGAGAAGCGCGAGTCGGTGATCCACGGGCGCAAGGACGTCCGCGCGGTCGCCGCCGTGCGCGAGCCGAGGGTGCGCGCCATGGGCGGCAACCCCGACGCCCGCGTGAACGCGGACTGGGACGACTGGTTCCTCAAGCAGCTGGTCGCCGACGACGCGGCGCCGATCACCGCGCTGGGCGACGCGGCGCTGGAGGACAACGCGGGCAGCGGCGGGCACGAGATCCGCGCCTGGCTGATCGGGCAGGCCGCCGTGGGGCTGCCGCTGGTGTGGACCAGCTACGAACCGGTTCCCGAGTGGATCACCGGCATGGGCATCGGCGCGACTTTCGAGGTGGCATGA
- a CDS encoding NAD(P)/FAD-dependent oxidoreductase, with protein MRTAIIGAGVAGLTTAKVLLQAGHDVLVYDRTPDVGGVWSETRRYPGVTTQSSKAQYSLSDFPMPKDYPEWPTGAQIQAYFAAYAEEFGVDKVLRLNTEVTSAARTADGRWTVRTQDGAEVFDRLVVANGVFCEPLVPAFPGVEEFTAAGGKVLAGTEFHDAESARDKHVLVIGYGKSACDVTVPISKVAASTDVIARQLLWKVPRKIAGVLNFKMLLLTRMGEALFRYIRLRGFEKFLHGPGNGARRGMLNSVGSVSVRQFGLAKLGLVPRGRMEDIVRGAIGLATEGFFEGVASGAIVVRRDQVVARLLEKEGRPWAELADGTVLPADLVVCATGFTQGVPFLDADVQERLFDERGNFVLYRQIRPVGVSGLYFNGYNSSFFSPLNAEMAAVWIAADIAGVVELPDDASMRRAVVEQLEFMDVATDRHHCRGTKIIPFSMHNVDEVLGDLGLEIPARVRASHWLNPIAPSAYRGVTPALVARLGEAG; from the coding sequence ATGAGGACAGCCATCATCGGTGCCGGCGTCGCGGGCCTGACGACCGCCAAGGTGCTGCTGCAAGCCGGTCACGACGTGCTCGTGTACGACAGGACGCCGGACGTCGGCGGCGTGTGGAGCGAGACCCGGCGCTACCCCGGCGTGACGACGCAGAGCTCCAAGGCGCAGTACTCGCTGTCGGACTTCCCGATGCCGAAGGACTACCCCGAGTGGCCGACCGGCGCCCAGATCCAGGCCTACTTCGCCGCCTACGCCGAGGAGTTCGGCGTGGACAAGGTGCTGCGGCTCAACACCGAGGTGACCTCCGCGGCGCGCACGGCCGACGGTCGCTGGACGGTGCGGACGCAGGACGGCGCCGAGGTGTTCGACCGGCTCGTCGTCGCCAACGGCGTGTTCTGCGAACCGCTCGTCCCGGCGTTCCCCGGTGTCGAGGAGTTCACCGCCGCGGGCGGGAAGGTGTTGGCGGGCACGGAGTTCCACGACGCGGAGTCGGCGCGGGACAAGCACGTGCTGGTCATCGGGTACGGGAAGTCGGCGTGCGACGTGACGGTGCCGATCAGCAAGGTCGCGGCGAGCACGGACGTGATCGCGCGGCAGTTGCTGTGGAAGGTGCCGCGGAAGATCGCGGGCGTGCTGAACTTCAAGATGTTGTTGCTGACGCGGATGGGTGAGGCGCTGTTCCGGTACATCCGGTTGCGGGGGTTCGAGAAGTTCCTGCACGGGCCGGGGAACGGGGCTCGGCGCGGGATGTTGAACTCGGTCGGGTCGGTTTCGGTGCGGCAGTTCGGGTTGGCGAAGCTCGGGCTGGTGCCTCGGGGGCGGATGGAGGACATCGTTCGCGGGGCCATCGGGTTGGCCACGGAGGGGTTCTTCGAAGGGGTTGCCAGCGGGGCGATCGTTGTCCGCCGGGATCAGGTTGTGGCGCGGTTGCTGGAGAAGGAGGGGCGGCCGTGGGCGGAGTTGGCCGACGGGACCGTGCTGCCCGCGGATCTGGTGGTGTGTGCGACCGGGTTCACGCAGGGGGTGCCCTTCCTGGACGCGGATGTGCAGGAGCGGTTGTTCGACGAGCGCGGGAATTTTGTGCTGTACCGGCAGATTCGGCCGGTCGGGGTGTCGGGGTTGTACTTCAACGGGTACAACTCGTCGTTCTTCAGTCCGTTGAACGCGGAGATGGCTGCTGTGTGGATCGCGGCGGACATCGCGGGCGTCGTGGAGTTGCCGGACGATGCTTCGATGCGGCGGGCGGTGGTGGAGCAGCTGGAGTTCATGGACGTCGCCACCGATCGGCACCACTGTCGGGGGACGAAGATCATTCCGTTCTCGATGCACAACGTGGATGAGGTGTTGGGGGATCTGGGGTTGGAGATTCCGGCGAGGGTGCGGGCTTCGCATTGGTTGAACCCGATTGCGCCTTCGGCTTATCGGGGGGTTACGCCGGCTTTGGTGGCTCGGTTGGGGGAGGCGGGGTAG
- a CDS encoding cupin domain-containing protein, translated as MSADTPDDPKETPVTLGGGYMLPSRDGHAIAAIGLGITMKTNGKSTHDAYSLFEYTIPPETNGPPPHVHTREDESFICLAGRLEVHLGGEDFVLEQGDYLFLPRDVVHAFKNPYNEESRVISVVSPAGLERYYQALADMPPGPKDISVMKGIMADFGIELRLPPEVQ; from the coding sequence GTGAGCGCTGACACACCCGACGACCCGAAGGAGACCCCGGTGACCCTGGGCGGCGGCTACATGCTCCCCTCACGCGACGGCCACGCGATCGCGGCGATCGGGCTCGGCATCACGATGAAGACGAACGGCAAGTCCACGCACGACGCCTACTCGCTGTTCGAGTACACGATCCCGCCGGAGACCAATGGCCCGCCCCCGCACGTCCACACCCGTGAGGACGAGTCGTTCATCTGCCTGGCCGGCCGCCTCGAGGTGCACCTCGGCGGTGAGGACTTCGTCCTGGAGCAGGGCGACTACCTGTTCCTGCCCCGCGACGTCGTGCACGCGTTCAAGAACCCGTACAACGAGGAGTCGCGGGTCATCTCCGTCGTCTCGCCCGCGGGGCTGGAGCGGTACTACCAGGCCTTGGCGGACATGCCGCCCGGCCCGAAGGACATCTCCGTGATGAAGGGGATCATGGCCGACTTCGGCATCGAGTTGCGGCTCCCGCCGGAGGTCCAGTAG
- a CDS encoding IclR family transcriptional regulator, whose product MSPAERDGTSEGVGGLDRAAAILGAFDATHRELTLAALVARCGMPRSTTHRTADRMIKLGWLDKPKDRYRIGNRLFELSGLAPIRHELREAVLPFLQDLYNATRTTVQLGVLKGAQVLVVEKITGHQPMPMLSQVGGTIPAHCSGLGRAILAYSDPGTVESVLAAGLAPRTSRTLTTPVAILRELAAIPHRGWAVDREEGNIGVNCVAAAVFGPLGDVVAALSVTGPTTLVRPDRIGPAVRLAAAAASRAYATRR is encoded by the coding sequence ATGAGTCCCGCTGAGCGGGACGGCACTTCGGAAGGCGTGGGCGGTCTCGACCGGGCCGCCGCGATCCTGGGCGCGTTCGACGCCACGCACCGGGAGTTGACCCTCGCCGCGCTCGTCGCCCGGTGCGGGATGCCGCGGTCGACCACGCATCGCACCGCCGACCGCATGATCAAGCTCGGCTGGCTGGACAAGCCCAAGGACCGGTACCGGATCGGCAACCGGCTGTTCGAGCTGTCCGGCCTCGCGCCGATCCGGCACGAGCTGCGCGAGGCCGTGCTGCCGTTCCTCCAGGACCTGTACAACGCGACCAGGACGACCGTGCAGCTCGGCGTCCTCAAGGGCGCGCAGGTGCTGGTCGTGGAGAAGATCACCGGGCACCAGCCGATGCCGATGCTGTCGCAGGTCGGCGGCACCATCCCGGCCCACTGCTCCGGCCTCGGCCGGGCGATCCTGGCCTACTCCGATCCGGGGACCGTCGAGTCGGTGCTGGCCGCCGGGCTCGCGCCGCGGACCTCGCGCACGCTCACCACGCCGGTGGCGATCCTGCGCGAGCTGGCCGCCATCCCGCACCGCGGCTGGGCGGTCGACCGCGAGGAGGGCAACATCGGCGTGAACTGCGTGGCCGCCGCGGTCTTCGGCCCGCTCGGCGACGTCGTCGCGGCGCTGTCGGTCACCGGCCCCACGACCCTGGTCCGACCGGACCGGATCGGACCCGCCGTGCGGCTCGCCGCGGCCGCCGCGTCGAGGGCGTACGCCACTCGGAGGTGA
- a CDS encoding LLM class flavin-dependent oxidoreductase, whose product MTHNTFRSGVYLPQFGPFGDPTVLVDLAVRAEAAGWDGVFLWDHVVSDELPIVDTWTTLAAIAQATSRILLGPMVTPLARRRPWIVARQASTVSRLSGGRLVLGVGLGSDESGDFSRFSEPVDPKVRASMLDESLDIMRAMWSGNPHHHNGTHYHVNLPRSAPEPHPIPIWAASSTNNPAVLRRAKTCDGIFPNPEDHTMSPEDVATVATALQPTGNFDIAVAGNASHAWEDPKNIDLTGLAKAGMTWWMESLIHFDPLELSLEVVDAGPPHTS is encoded by the coding sequence TTGACGCACAACACTTTCCGCAGCGGCGTCTACCTACCGCAGTTCGGCCCGTTCGGCGACCCGACAGTCCTGGTCGACCTGGCCGTGCGGGCCGAGGCGGCGGGCTGGGACGGCGTCTTCCTGTGGGACCACGTGGTCTCCGACGAACTGCCCATCGTGGACACCTGGACAACACTGGCCGCCATCGCCCAGGCCACCTCCCGAATCCTGCTGGGCCCGATGGTCACCCCACTGGCCCGCCGACGCCCCTGGATCGTGGCCCGGCAGGCCTCCACCGTCAGCCGCCTGTCCGGCGGAAGACTGGTACTGGGCGTGGGCCTCGGCTCGGACGAATCCGGCGACTTCAGCCGCTTCAGCGAGCCGGTAGACCCGAAAGTACGGGCATCAATGCTGGACGAAAGCCTCGACATCATGCGCGCGATGTGGTCCGGCAACCCCCACCACCACAACGGCACCCACTACCACGTGAACCTGCCGAGGTCAGCACCGGAACCACACCCGATCCCGATCTGGGCCGCCAGCTCCACCAACAACCCAGCCGTACTCCGCCGCGCCAAAACCTGCGACGGCATCTTCCCCAACCCCGAAGACCACACCATGTCCCCCGAGGACGTTGCCACCGTCGCCACAGCACTACAACCCACCGGCAACTTCGACATCGCAGTAGCCGGCAACGCCAGCCACGCCTGGGAAGACCCGAAGAACATCGACCTCACCGGCCTGGCAAAAGCGGGCATGACCTGGTGGATGGAATCTCTCATCCACTTCGACCCCCTCGAACTATCCCTGGAGGTAGTCGACGCCGGACCACCACACACCTCTTGA
- a CDS encoding fumarylacetoacetate hydrolase family protein, with product MTSEVSGSGVAALRLASARAERRPCAPVRDLLPEGDIATAYAVQSVWVGQRIAAGATAVGRKIGLTNPAVQRQLGVDRPDFGVLLDEMACSAYAPIDIGRLLQPKIEAEIAFVLAHDLDGDGEIGPAEVVAATGHVVAALEIVDSRIADWDISIVDTVADNASSALFVLGDQPVPLDGLDLPSCAMTLWRDHEVVSKGLGSDCLGDPLTAVAWLATTARDLGHPLRAGEVVLSGALGPMVPVSPGDGFRAAITGVGEVSASFSGGAS from the coding sequence ATGACGAGCGAGGTGTCCGGGAGCGGGGTGGCGGCGCTGCGGCTGGCTTCCGCCCGCGCCGAACGGCGGCCGTGCGCGCCCGTGCGCGACCTGCTGCCCGAGGGCGACATCGCCACCGCGTACGCCGTGCAGTCGGTGTGGGTGGGGCAGCGGATCGCGGCGGGCGCGACCGCCGTGGGCCGCAAGATCGGGCTCACGAACCCGGCCGTGCAGCGGCAGCTCGGCGTGGACCGGCCGGACTTCGGCGTGCTGCTCGACGAGATGGCGTGCTCCGCGTACGCGCCGATCGACATCGGCCGCCTGCTCCAGCCGAAGATCGAGGCGGAGATCGCGTTCGTGCTGGCCCACGACCTCGACGGCGACGGCGAGATCGGGCCGGCCGAGGTCGTCGCGGCCACCGGGCACGTCGTGGCGGCGCTGGAGATCGTGGACAGCCGGATCGCCGACTGGGACATCAGCATCGTCGACACCGTCGCGGACAACGCCTCCTCGGCGCTGTTCGTGCTGGGCGACCAGCCCGTCCCGCTCGACGGCCTCGACCTGCCGTCGTGCGCGATGACGCTGTGGCGCGACCACGAGGTCGTGTCGAAGGGCCTCGGCTCGGACTGCCTCGGCGACCCGCTCACCGCCGTCGCCTGGCTGGCCACCACCGCCCGCGACCTGGGCCACCCGCTGCGCGCAGGCGAGGTCGTGCTGTCCGGCGCGCTCGGCCCGATGGTGCCGGTGTCCCCCGGCGACGGATTCCGCGCCGCCATCACCGGCGTCGGCGAGGTCTCCGCCTCGTTCTCGGGGGGCGCGTCGTGA